One genomic segment of Candidatus Zixiibacteriota bacterium includes these proteins:
- a CDS encoding head GIN domain-containing protein, producing the protein MKKALSLIILAGLMISLSVGSVTGWQKSRTVNIWGENHKVGSGEIVSKTFDLEPFTVIESDAAINITIVVGGSQTVSLSFDDNLINNLELEVHNGILEISGRGSYSAEKSGELVITMPKLEEIDTRGSGSIEIAEFKGGRFFFHNSGSGNFRASGTVDELDIDLDGSGNIDTRELIAKEVTVSLDGSGNIRVFAQDSFDGSLNGSGNIYYYGNPSNHTEERQGSGEIRRR; encoded by the coding sequence ATGAAAAAAGCGCTATCGTTAATCATATTAGCAGGGCTGATGATTTCTTTGTCTGTCGGTTCGGTTACCGGCTGGCAGAAGTCCCGCACAGTCAATATTTGGGGGGAAAATCATAAAGTCGGTTCAGGTGAGATAGTTAGCAAGACGTTTGATCTCGAACCGTTTACAGTGATTGAATCGGATGCTGCAATTAATATCACAATTGTGGTTGGAGGAAGTCAGACGGTCAGTCTTTCTTTCGATGACAATCTCATCAACAATCTTGAGCTCGAAGTTCACAATGGCATTCTTGAGATTTCAGGCCGCGGGTCGTACTCCGCCGAGAAGAGCGGAGAACTCGTTATAACTATGCCCAAACTTGAGGAGATCGACACACGCGGATCGGGCAGTATTGAAATTGCCGAGTTCAAAGGCGGACGTTTCTTCTTTCATAACTCCGGCTCCGGAAATTTCCGCGCAAGTGGGACAGTCGATGAACTGGATATTGATTTGGACGGTTCAGGAAACATTGACACCCGTGAACTTATAGCGAAAGAAGTCACAGTCAGCCTCGACGGCTCAGGGAATATCAGGGTCTTCGCGCAGGATAGTTTTGACGGCTCGCTCAATGGTAGCGGAAACATCTATTATTATGGCAACCCGTCCAACCACACAGAAGAACGTCAAGGCAGCGGGGAGATTAGACGAAGGTAG
- a CDS encoding DUF721 domain-containing protein: protein MSKQRENQPFSSDRSHRPARPISGIVDEVISSLGLTKSYNGWLVVSNWREIVGGQIAKKAPAIRFTDGVIYVAVQDSAWRQTLHLQLEDILKTIRSHPCGRGVQKVILVSGEKGKLSDDN, encoded by the coding sequence GTGTCAAAACAGAGAGAGAATCAGCCATTTTCAAGCGATAGATCGCATCGTCCGGCAAGGCCAATTTCAGGCATTGTCGATGAAGTTATCTCATCGCTCGGACTCACAAAAAGCTACAACGGCTGGCTCGTTGTGTCCAATTGGCGCGAAATAGTAGGCGGACAAATCGCCAAAAAAGCGCCTGCTATACGATTTACCGACGGCGTAATTTATGTCGCTGTACAAGACTCCGCATGGAGACAAACTTTGCATCTTCAACTCGAAGATATTCTCAAAACTATCCGCAGTCATCCCTGCGGTCGGGGCGTTCAGAAAGTGATATTAGTCTCCGGAGAGAAAGGAAAATTATCCGATGACAATTGA